One segment of Salvelinus fontinalis isolate EN_2023a chromosome 42, ASM2944872v1, whole genome shotgun sequence DNA contains the following:
- the kdm2aa gene encoding lysine (K)-specific demethylase 2Aa isoform X1, protein MGGFAVAIHDQSSYPENVSQQCKPPGVKTQQKPGGRLAPSTVLEQVYSIMVRSGTRRRYHDDGISDDEIEGKRTFDLEEKLTSERFTSDRVKRMEGKDLTFEYIQRGGLRDPIIFEKPDGLGIKMPDPDFSVNDVKIFVGSRRMMDVMDVSTQKGIEMSMAQWRRYYETPPSQRDKLYNVISLEFSHTKLENLVQRPASVDIIDWVDNMWPRHLKERQRDSTNSITDMQYPKVQKYCLMSVQGCYTDFHIDFGGSSVWYHILRGGKVFWLIPPTPQNLELYEDWVLSGKQGDIFLGDKAQDCQRIELKQGYTFMIPSGWIHAVYTPVDTLVFGGNFLHSFNIPMQLNIYSIEDRTRVPAKFRYPFYYEMCWYVLERYLFSLTNTSYLTPDFQKHSLGIGLTRDPSTCESINGHTQEEDEEGAPPTQGSKPGVKVHLTPFELEGLWNLLGKLESLPSQKNCVPAGIHDAPALLHDIRALLKEHANDIPKLSYTGKPIVKWPKRPSWYQPPPPPPPVARPKLSATVVPPRPQKPASSMSVLRRRRVRCKRCEACVRTECGDCNFCRDMKKFGGPGKLKQTCVLRQCLAPGLPLSVVCEICAEGNQEGGEGPVFALTLMECSNCAQIAHPACLKVTGDGVVNTDLPSCWECPKCVLGITDTESSGTDDDDSGASVGLGAGVSSLSATQGPLGVSMEPGSAPGLGDEGWGRAILLYPGLVPNPPSSWFSEAPLPSPGQLLLEQHGLKRAGRWASGRRKRVKGDKNKMLHAKRKSSSYLDGRIAKIYRRRGHSRDDDDDDDSGSDDDDDDDEGSRGGGGGTGQKMSGPRPRGSGSASRRGYGTGRRGIWRGSSHRGAGRGSALSPHSSLKMRRGRGGLGAGRGDREGGRRERGGRVRLRGGTRMQRRRDESEEDDDDDDDDEEDDDSEEDRQHHHRQRRRRRRTDDDEEDDDEEDDDEEDSSARDLEGEDEDVADEEDDENRSDSEPEPPVLLVSDLNDDLLNGSYLTVTLQRPPRAKRHPGSIVPKLEAAMSPRTHGGGPGYVQHKTLGKTRHKNGTVAAGNGLAQPAKNPVGRPPRHRINNPPGDTADRERERDTASHSSSDSSAPPPTPPPHSSHSPSSLLSLPSFKDVGNEKGGEKEVWVAVFCYLSRAELASCMTVCKAWYKWSCDKRLWSGVDVSRCPSLSSQAVQGIIKRQPTSLDLSWTPVSKRQITLLIHRLPGLKELMIAGCSWSSMSALSTPSLPCLRTLDLRWAEGVKDTQIRDLVTPPGCDSRSRLRGCVALRLAGLDISDSTLRLILRHMPLLERLDLAHCRDLTDQSVCLLTAAGTRNTLTEINLAGCNKLTDGCLAYLKRASGLALLDLRGCKGVTLRGCEGFISDLSHCVLFCMTEEKLIQRIS, encoded by the exons GCAGCAGGCGTATGATGGATGTGATGGATGTCAGTACTCAGAAGGGTATAGAGATGTCTATGGCCCAGTGGAGACGTTACTACGAGACGCCCCCCTCCCAGAGGGACAAACTCTACAACGTCATCAGCCTGGAGTTTAGCCACACCAAGCTGGAGAACCTGGTCCAGAGGCCTGCGTCG GTGGACATCATAgactgggtggacaacatgtggCCTCGGCacctgaaggagagacagagagactccaCCAACTCCATCACAGACATGCAGTACCCCAAAGTGCAGAA GTATTGTCTAATGAGTGTGCAGGGCTGCTACACGGACTTCCACATAGACTTCGGAGGTTCCTCGGTCTGGTACCACATACTGCGTGGAGGCAAG GTGTTCTGGCTGATCCCGCCCACGCCTCAGAACCTGGAGCTGTATGAGGACTGGGTGTTGTCAGGGAAACAGGGAGACATCTTCCTGGGAGACAAGGCCCAGGACTGTCAGAGGATAGAGCTGAAGCAGGGCTATACCTTCATGATCCCCTCAG GTTGGATCCATGCGGTCTACACTCCAGTGGACACCCTGGTGTTTGGGGGAAACTTCCTCCACAGCTTCAACATCCCCATGCAACTCAACATCTACAGCATCGAGGACAGGACACgg GTACCAGCTAAGTTCCGTTACCCGTTCTACTATGAGATGTGTTGGTACGTGTTGGAGAGATACCTCTTCAGTCTGACCAACACCTCCTACCTCACGCCTGACTTCCAGAAACACTCCCTGGGCATCG gTCTTACCAGAGACCCCTCCACCTGTGAGTCGATCAACGGGCACAcccaggaggaggatgaagagggtgCTCCCCCGACCCAGGGCTCTAAGcccggggtgaaggttcacctcaCGCCCTTTGAGCTGGAGGGGCTGTGGAACCTGCTGGGGAAGCTAGAGTCTCTGCCCTCACAGAAGAACTGTGTCCCGGCAGGCATACACGATGCTCCCGCTCTGCTGCACGACATCAGg GCCCTGCTGAAGGAGCATGCTAATGACATCCCCAAACTGTCCTACACTGGCAAGCCCATCGTCAAGTGGCCCAAGAGG CCGTCGTGGTACcagccccctccccctcctcccccggtGGCTCGTCCCAAGCTGTCTGCCACGGTGGTGCCCCCGCGACCCCAGAAGCCCGCTTCCTCCATGTCCGTGCTGCGGCGGCGGCGTGTGCGGTGTAAGCGCTGCGAGGCGTGCGTCAGGACGGAGTGCGGGGACTGTAACTTCTGCAGGGACATGAAGAAGTTCGGAGGGCCGGGGAAACTCAAACAGACCTGCGTGCTCCGACAGTGTCTGGCG cCGGGTCTGCCCCTGTCAGTGGTGTGTGAGATCTGTGCAGAGGGGaaccaggagggaggagaggggccaGTCTTTGCCCTCACCCTCATGGAGTGTTCCAACTGTGCCCAGATAGCCCACCCCGCCTGCCTGAAG gTAACAGGGGATGGTGTGGTGAATACAGATCTGCCCAGCTGCTGGGAGTGTCCCAAATGTGTTCTGGGAATCACCGACACTGAG TCTTCGGGCACCGATGATGATGACAGTGGGGCGTCCGTTGGCCTCGGCGCTGGCGTGAGCTCCCTCTCCGCCACCCAGGGGCCTCTAGGGGTCTCCATGGAGCCAGGCTCTGCTCCTGGGTTGGGGGACGAGGGCTGGGGCAGGGCGATACTGCTATACCCAGGGCTGGTtcccaaccccccctcctcctggtTCTCCGAGGCGCCCCTTCCCTCCCCTGGGCAGCTACTACTAGAGCAGCACGGCCTCAAGCGGGCGGGGAGATGGGCAAGCGGGCGCAGGAAGAGG GTGAAGGGGGACAAGAATAAAATGTTACACGCG AAACGCAAGTCTTCTTCGTATCTCGACGGTCGCATCGCCAAGATCTACCGTCGCCGTGGTCACAGCCgagacgacgacgacgacgacgactcgggcagtgatgatgatgatgatgatgatgaaggctCCAGGGGCGGAGGAGGCGGCACGGGACAGAAGATGTCCGGGCCACGCCCTCGCGGCAGTGGCTCCGCCTCTCGGAGAGGTTACGGGACTGGGAGGCGGGGCATTTGGAGAGGCTCCTCCCACAGAGGGGCAGGCCGCGGAAGTGCTCTGTCCCCTCACTCCTCCCTGAAGATGAGGCGCGGCAGAGGAGGGCTGGGGGCGggccgaggggatagagagggggggcgtagggagaggggagggagagtgcgCCTCCGGGGAGGCACTAGGATGCAGAGACGCAGGGACGAGTCAGAGGAGGATGACGACGATGATGACGACGACGAGGAAGATGACGACAGTGAGGAAGATCGGCAGCATCACCACCGGCAACGCCGCAGGCGGAGGAGAACGgatgacgatgaggaagacgatgatgaggaagacgatgatgAGGAAGACAGCTCGGCCCGGGACCTGGAGGGGGAGGATGAGGACGTAGCCGATGAGGAAGACGACGAGAACCGGTCAGACTCTGAACCAGAGCCTCCCGTCCTCCTGGTGTCTGACCTTAACGACGACCTCCTAAACGGCTCGTACCTGACAGTGACCCTACAGCGCCCCCCCAGGGCCAAACGCCACCCCGGCTCCATCGTGCCCAAGCTGGAGGCCGCCATGTCTCCCAGAACCCACGGCGGCGGTCCAGGTTACGTCCAGCATAAAACCCTCGGGAAGACGCGGCACAAAAACGGCACGGTCGCCGCCGGCAACGGCCTGGCCCAGCCCGCCAAGAATCCAGTCGGCCGGCCGCCTCGTCATCGTATCAACAATCCACCAGGCGACACagcagacagggaaagagagagggacactGCCTCTCATTCCTCCTCTGACTCCtcggcccccccccccacccctcctccccactcctcccactctccttccTCGCTCCTGTCGCTTCCCTCCTTCAAGGATGTAGGAAACGAgaaaggaggggagaaggaggtgtGGGTGGCGGTGTTCTGTTACCTGAGCAGAGCCGAGCTGGCTAGCTGTATGACTGTCTGTAAGGCCTGGTACAAATG GAGTTGTGACAAGCGTCTGTGGAGTGGTGTGGATGTATCGCggtgtccctccctctcctcccaggcCGTGCAGGGCATCATCAAACGCCAGCCCACCTCCCTGGACCTTTCCTGGACCCCCGTGTCCAAGAGACAGATCACCCTGCTCATACACCGCCTGCCAG GTCTGAAGGAGTTGATGATAGCAGGTTGCTCCTGGTCGTCAATGTCAGCCCTGTCCACCCCCAGCCTGCCGTGCCTCCGTACCCTGGACCTGCGCTGGGCAGAGGGGGTCAAAGACACCCAGATCAGGGACCTGGTCACACCACCAG gTTGTGACAGTCGGTCTCGGCTGCGTGGCTGTGTGGCGCTGCGTCTAGCCGGCCTGGACATCAGTGACTCCACCCTGAGACTGATTCTCCGTCACATGCCCCTGCTAGAGAGGCTGGACCTGGCCCACTGCAGGGACCTCACGGATCAGTCCGTCTGCCTGCTCACCGCCGCCGGCACACGCAACACGCTCACAGAGATCAACCTCGCAG GCTGTAACAAGCTGACGGACGGCTGTCTGGCGTACCTGAAGAGGGCGTCTGGCCTGGCGCTGCTAGACCTGCGGGGCTGCAAAGGTGTGACGCTGCGGGGCTGTGAGGGCTTCATCTCGGACCTCTCTCACTGCGTCCTGTTCTGTATGACGGAGGAGAAACTCATCCAGAGGATATCCTAA
- the kdm2aa gene encoding lysine (K)-specific demethylase 2Aa isoform X4, with translation MEGKDLTFEYIQRGGLRDPIIFEKPDGLGIKMPDPDFSVNDVKIFVGSRRMMDVMDVSTQKGIEMSMAQWRRYYETPPSQRDKLYNVISLEFSHTKLENLVQRPASVDIIDWVDNMWPRHLKERQRDSTNSITDMQYPKVQKYCLMSVQGCYTDFHIDFGGSSVWYHILRGGKVFWLIPPTPQNLELYEDWVLSGKQGDIFLGDKAQDCQRIELKQGYTFMIPSGWIHAVYTPVDTLVFGGNFLHSFNIPMQLNIYSIEDRTRVPAKFRYPFYYEMCWYVLERYLFSLTNTSYLTPDFQKHSLGIGLTRDPSTCESINGHTQEEDEEGAPPTQGSKPGVKVHLTPFELEGLWNLLGKLESLPSQKNCVPAGIHDAPALLHDIRALLKEHANDIPKLSYTGKPIVKWPKRPSWYQPPPPPPPVARPKLSATVVPPRPQKPASSMSVLRRRRVRCKRCEACVRTECGDCNFCRDMKKFGGPGKLKQTCVLRQCLAPGLPLSVVCEICAEGNQEGGEGPVFALTLMECSNCAQIAHPACLKVTGDGVVNTDLPSCWECPKCVLGITDTESSGTDDDDSGASVGLGAGVSSLSATQGPLGVSMEPGSAPGLGDEGWGRAILLYPGLVPNPPSSWFSEAPLPSPGQLLLEQHGLKRAGRWASGRRKRVKGDKNKMLHAKRKSSSYLDGRIAKIYRRRGHSRDDDDDDDSGSDDDDDDDEGSRGGGGGTGQKMSGPRPRGSGSASRRGYGTGRRGIWRGSSHRGAGRGSALSPHSSLKMRRGRGGLGAGRGDREGGRRERGGRVRLRGGTRMQRRRDESEEDDDDDDDDEEDDDSEEDRQHHHRQRRRRRRTDDDEEDDDEEDDDEEDSSARDLEGEDEDVADEEDDENRSDSEPEPPVLLVSDLNDDLLNGSYLTVTLQRPPRAKRHPGSIVPKLEAAMSPRTHGGGPGYVQHKTLGKTRHKNGTVAAGNGLAQPAKNPVGRPPRHRINNPPGDTADRERERDTASHSSSDSSAPPPTPPPHSSHSPSSLLSLPSFKDVGNEKGGEKEVWVAVFCYLSRAELASCMTVCKAWYKWSCDKRLWSGVDVSRCPSLSSQAVQGIIKRQPTSLDLSWTPVSKRQITLLIHRLPGLKELMIAGCSWSSMSALSTPSLPCLRTLDLRWAEGVKDTQIRDLVTPPGCDSRSRLRGCVALRLAGLDISDSTLRLILRHMPLLERLDLAHCRDLTDQSVCLLTAAGTRNTLTEINLAGCNKLTDGCLAYLKRASGLALLDLRGCKGVTLRGCEGFISDLSHCVLFCMTEEKLIQRIS, from the exons GCAGCAGGCGTATGATGGATGTGATGGATGTCAGTACTCAGAAGGGTATAGAGATGTCTATGGCCCAGTGGAGACGTTACTACGAGACGCCCCCCTCCCAGAGGGACAAACTCTACAACGTCATCAGCCTGGAGTTTAGCCACACCAAGCTGGAGAACCTGGTCCAGAGGCCTGCGTCG GTGGACATCATAgactgggtggacaacatgtggCCTCGGCacctgaaggagagacagagagactccaCCAACTCCATCACAGACATGCAGTACCCCAAAGTGCAGAA GTATTGTCTAATGAGTGTGCAGGGCTGCTACACGGACTTCCACATAGACTTCGGAGGTTCCTCGGTCTGGTACCACATACTGCGTGGAGGCAAG GTGTTCTGGCTGATCCCGCCCACGCCTCAGAACCTGGAGCTGTATGAGGACTGGGTGTTGTCAGGGAAACAGGGAGACATCTTCCTGGGAGACAAGGCCCAGGACTGTCAGAGGATAGAGCTGAAGCAGGGCTATACCTTCATGATCCCCTCAG GTTGGATCCATGCGGTCTACACTCCAGTGGACACCCTGGTGTTTGGGGGAAACTTCCTCCACAGCTTCAACATCCCCATGCAACTCAACATCTACAGCATCGAGGACAGGACACgg GTACCAGCTAAGTTCCGTTACCCGTTCTACTATGAGATGTGTTGGTACGTGTTGGAGAGATACCTCTTCAGTCTGACCAACACCTCCTACCTCACGCCTGACTTCCAGAAACACTCCCTGGGCATCG gTCTTACCAGAGACCCCTCCACCTGTGAGTCGATCAACGGGCACAcccaggaggaggatgaagagggtgCTCCCCCGACCCAGGGCTCTAAGcccggggtgaaggttcacctcaCGCCCTTTGAGCTGGAGGGGCTGTGGAACCTGCTGGGGAAGCTAGAGTCTCTGCCCTCACAGAAGAACTGTGTCCCGGCAGGCATACACGATGCTCCCGCTCTGCTGCACGACATCAGg GCCCTGCTGAAGGAGCATGCTAATGACATCCCCAAACTGTCCTACACTGGCAAGCCCATCGTCAAGTGGCCCAAGAGG CCGTCGTGGTACcagccccctccccctcctcccccggtGGCTCGTCCCAAGCTGTCTGCCACGGTGGTGCCCCCGCGACCCCAGAAGCCCGCTTCCTCCATGTCCGTGCTGCGGCGGCGGCGTGTGCGGTGTAAGCGCTGCGAGGCGTGCGTCAGGACGGAGTGCGGGGACTGTAACTTCTGCAGGGACATGAAGAAGTTCGGAGGGCCGGGGAAACTCAAACAGACCTGCGTGCTCCGACAGTGTCTGGCG cCGGGTCTGCCCCTGTCAGTGGTGTGTGAGATCTGTGCAGAGGGGaaccaggagggaggagaggggccaGTCTTTGCCCTCACCCTCATGGAGTGTTCCAACTGTGCCCAGATAGCCCACCCCGCCTGCCTGAAG gTAACAGGGGATGGTGTGGTGAATACAGATCTGCCCAGCTGCTGGGAGTGTCCCAAATGTGTTCTGGGAATCACCGACACTGAG TCTTCGGGCACCGATGATGATGACAGTGGGGCGTCCGTTGGCCTCGGCGCTGGCGTGAGCTCCCTCTCCGCCACCCAGGGGCCTCTAGGGGTCTCCATGGAGCCAGGCTCTGCTCCTGGGTTGGGGGACGAGGGCTGGGGCAGGGCGATACTGCTATACCCAGGGCTGGTtcccaaccccccctcctcctggtTCTCCGAGGCGCCCCTTCCCTCCCCTGGGCAGCTACTACTAGAGCAGCACGGCCTCAAGCGGGCGGGGAGATGGGCAAGCGGGCGCAGGAAGAGG GTGAAGGGGGACAAGAATAAAATGTTACACGCG AAACGCAAGTCTTCTTCGTATCTCGACGGTCGCATCGCCAAGATCTACCGTCGCCGTGGTCACAGCCgagacgacgacgacgacgacgactcgggcagtgatgatgatgatgatgatgatgaaggctCCAGGGGCGGAGGAGGCGGCACGGGACAGAAGATGTCCGGGCCACGCCCTCGCGGCAGTGGCTCCGCCTCTCGGAGAGGTTACGGGACTGGGAGGCGGGGCATTTGGAGAGGCTCCTCCCACAGAGGGGCAGGCCGCGGAAGTGCTCTGTCCCCTCACTCCTCCCTGAAGATGAGGCGCGGCAGAGGAGGGCTGGGGGCGggccgaggggatagagagggggggcgtagggagaggggagggagagtgcgCCTCCGGGGAGGCACTAGGATGCAGAGACGCAGGGACGAGTCAGAGGAGGATGACGACGATGATGACGACGACGAGGAAGATGACGACAGTGAGGAAGATCGGCAGCATCACCACCGGCAACGCCGCAGGCGGAGGAGAACGgatgacgatgaggaagacgatgatgaggaagacgatgatgAGGAAGACAGCTCGGCCCGGGACCTGGAGGGGGAGGATGAGGACGTAGCCGATGAGGAAGACGACGAGAACCGGTCAGACTCTGAACCAGAGCCTCCCGTCCTCCTGGTGTCTGACCTTAACGACGACCTCCTAAACGGCTCGTACCTGACAGTGACCCTACAGCGCCCCCCCAGGGCCAAACGCCACCCCGGCTCCATCGTGCCCAAGCTGGAGGCCGCCATGTCTCCCAGAACCCACGGCGGCGGTCCAGGTTACGTCCAGCATAAAACCCTCGGGAAGACGCGGCACAAAAACGGCACGGTCGCCGCCGGCAACGGCCTGGCCCAGCCCGCCAAGAATCCAGTCGGCCGGCCGCCTCGTCATCGTATCAACAATCCACCAGGCGACACagcagacagggaaagagagagggacactGCCTCTCATTCCTCCTCTGACTCCtcggcccccccccccacccctcctccccactcctcccactctccttccTCGCTCCTGTCGCTTCCCTCCTTCAAGGATGTAGGAAACGAgaaaggaggggagaaggaggtgtGGGTGGCGGTGTTCTGTTACCTGAGCAGAGCCGAGCTGGCTAGCTGTATGACTGTCTGTAAGGCCTGGTACAAATG GAGTTGTGACAAGCGTCTGTGGAGTGGTGTGGATGTATCGCggtgtccctccctctcctcccaggcCGTGCAGGGCATCATCAAACGCCAGCCCACCTCCCTGGACCTTTCCTGGACCCCCGTGTCCAAGAGACAGATCACCCTGCTCATACACCGCCTGCCAG GTCTGAAGGAGTTGATGATAGCAGGTTGCTCCTGGTCGTCAATGTCAGCCCTGTCCACCCCCAGCCTGCCGTGCCTCCGTACCCTGGACCTGCGCTGGGCAGAGGGGGTCAAAGACACCCAGATCAGGGACCTGGTCACACCACCAG gTTGTGACAGTCGGTCTCGGCTGCGTGGCTGTGTGGCGCTGCGTCTAGCCGGCCTGGACATCAGTGACTCCACCCTGAGACTGATTCTCCGTCACATGCCCCTGCTAGAGAGGCTGGACCTGGCCCACTGCAGGGACCTCACGGATCAGTCCGTCTGCCTGCTCACCGCCGCCGGCACACGCAACACGCTCACAGAGATCAACCTCGCAG GCTGTAACAAGCTGACGGACGGCTGTCTGGCGTACCTGAAGAGGGCGTCTGGCCTGGCGCTGCTAGACCTGCGGGGCTGCAAAGGTGTGACGCTGCGGGGCTGTGAGGGCTTCATCTCGGACCTCTCTCACTGCGTCCTGTTCTGTATGACGGAGGAGAAACTCATCCAGAGGATATCCTAA